In the genome of Electrophorus electricus isolate fEleEle1 chromosome 21, fEleEle1.pri, whole genome shotgun sequence, the window CAGATGAGTGTTTAGCATTCCGGGGCTGTTGTGTGTGGTTGATTGTCACATCCTTCCACTGACATTGGAATTTTCAGCAAAGGCGTCAACTGATGAGTAATCAAGGTTTATGTACCCCCTGGActgcaggaaagaaagaaatgtacaATGTTTGAAAGCACATACTCAGAGACTTTATCAGTCATTCATAACACACAAAAGCCAGTCCCCATCTTGATGCATGATGCATTCTTATGTGTgattatacacattatatacattaaagTTATGTTCGTGTGTCTGAAAGTcatttttttagaaaataatggAAATACATGGGCTTTTCATGGAAAAGGACAGACACCATCGTGAAAAGAATGCGCTGCCAAAATGAAATCTAATTAACTGtcttctcttctttcactcCCATTCAGTAACACACCCTAAATGGTAATATTGTCCCTTGTTGTCATTGAAGTGAAACTCCACTACCCGCCCATTACAATCCTTCTAAGTTGTTTATAACTTAATGACCATCGAAATCTGATTTTGCTTGTCTCCAGGGATACAGCAGTGCAGCAGGCCTGCGTCCTATGAAACAAGGCTGAACAGGGTTTCCTGTATGTTGCTGCCTGTGCAAAGTAAGATGAAGGACCACCAGTGACCGTACCACCTGAAACAATGGGAGAGTGACGTGAGCAcgacaaatgaaaacatggctGCCCATCGCATTCGAGTGACCAACAACAACATCCTGCCACGCTGCAAGTCGGAGGGCACTCTAATTGACCTCAGTGAAGGCGTGTCTGAGGCCAGTCTCACAGATGTCAAAGGTCAGTTTGTATGACCTTACAGTAATAAACGAAGTATTAGACCACTGTCTAATACTGTCAAATAAggtatttatttgattaaatggGTACGGTAAACATGTATGTGTCATTttcttatttccttttttttagtGCCTTCACCCAGTGCCTTGCGGCTGGACACCTCTGCCACTTTTGGAACTGCACAGGAAGTAGTTGCTATCAAGGATTACTGCCCATCCAGCTTTACAACACTGAAATTTTCCAAAGGTGACCACCTCTATGTGCTAGACTCATCTGGTGGGGAATGGTGGTATGCCCACAACAATACAGAGATGGGATACATTCCTTCTGCCTACGTTCAACCCATCAACTATAGGAACTCATATCTCAGTGACAGTGGGGTGATTGACAATCTTGGAGAGAGCTCAGATGAGGGGGCCAAAGAGTTAGATCTCCTGGGCGAGTGGGCAGGAGTGTCCCTGAAGCCACCTCTGCCTCACAGCAACAACAACCCTTTTTCAACCAATCCTTTCCTCAATGGCTCGGTGCAAGGTGCTCTCAACCAGAACAACAAGAAGATGTCCAGCCAGCATAACAGTATCGACCTGCTTTTCTTTGAATCTCTACCTTCTTCTTCTCCCATCACCACTACCAGTAGCAATGGCATTAATGGTTATGACAGTAGTCTTTTTGATGTTGCACCCACCAGCCAAAATGTAGAATCATTGCAGATAACCCGTAAGGACAACCCCTTTTTCCGGAGCAAAAGATCCTACAGTTTGTCGGAGTTGTCGATCCTACGGTCTCAGTCAAACCCTCCACTGCCTTCGTCAGAATTCTTCACAGGTCTGAAGGCACCCTCTCCAGAGCAGTTTCAGAGCAGAGAGGACTTCAGGACAGCCTGGCTAAACCACAGGAAGTTGGCACGGTCCTGCCATGACCTTGATTCCTTGGGTCAAAACCCAGGCTGGGGCCAAACACAGCCAGTGGAGACCAACATTGTGTGCAAGCTAGACAGCTGTGGCAGGGCAATCCAATTGCCAGACACTAGTATCAGTATTCATGTCCCTGAAGGCCATGTTGCTGTAGGAGACACCCAGCAAATATCCATTAAAGCTTTATTGGATCCACCACTGGAGCTAAACAACGATCGATGCACCACGGTCAGCCCCGTAGTTGAGATCAAGCTGAGCAACATGGAGATAAAGTCGTTCATAACCTTGGAGATGAAGGTGTCTGTAGATGTCAAGAAAGAGAGTAGGCAGATGGCAAAGGTTATATGTGTGAGGAGTGATTGCAAAGAGGGTCCCTACATCCCTGTCCCACAGGCTTACATACATGGTGACACAGTTCAGGTTCAGCTGGATAGTCTGGAACCATGTATATATGTTGCTGTTGTGGTCCAGTCCCAACACATCTTATTTAATTCGATGGTGTGGGATCACGTGATGAAGAAAGTGACTCTGGGTCTATATGGACCTAAGCACATTCATCCATCCTTTAAAACTGTGGTGGCCATTTTTGGACACGACTGTGCTCCAAAGACTCTGCTCGTAGGAGACGTTGGGACGCAGGCACATTCTGCACCCCCCGTTGCACTACAGCTGTGGGGAAAGCATCAGTTTGTCCTCAGTAGGCCTCAAGACCTACAAATAGGCATGTACTCCAACATGGCCAACTACGAGGTGAAAGCCAGCGAGCAGGCACGAACAGTAAGAGGATTTCAGGTGAAACTTGGCAAAGTGAGTCGGCTGATATATCTGATCACGTCTCGAAACGCAGACGAGATGTCCGATTTCACCCTGCGGGTTCAGGTAAAGGACGATCAGGACTGCATCCTGGCACAGTTCTGCGTTCAGACGCCACAGCCACCGCCTAAAACTGGAATGCGAACAAACGGGCAGCGGAGATTCCTTAAGAAGAAGGAAGTGGGCAAAATCATTCTGTCACCCCTGGCCATCACGACCAAATATCCACAGTTCCAAGACCGCTGCGTTACGAACCTAAAATTCGGAAAGCTGATCAAGACGGTGATCAGGCAAACAAAGAACCAGTACTTGCTGGAATACAAGAAGGGTGACGTGATTGCTTTGCTGAGCGAAGAAAAGATCAAACTCAAAGGACAATTGTGGACCAAAGAATGGTATATCGGTTACTACCAAGGAAAGACGGGACTTGTGCACGTGAAAAACGTCCTTGTTTTGGGTAAAGTGAAGCCCATCTACTTCTGTGGGCCGGACCTCACAACTGCGATGCTGCTGGATCAAATTCTTAAACCCTGCAAGTTTCTCACGTACATCTATGCCTCTGTGAGGACCGTTTTGATGGAGAACGTAGGAAACTGGAGAGCGTTTGCTGATGCCCTGGGGTATGGAAATCTGCCCCTGTCTTACTTCTGCAGAGCAGAGCTGGATAGTGAACCAGAGAGAGTAGCTTCTGTGCTGGAGAAGCTCAAAGAGGATTGTAACAACGTGGAgatcaaggaaaaaaaatcctttcaGAAGGAGCTAATGACAGTAAGTTGTAAATATTCAGAAAGTGTTGCTCCGTATAAGTATGTGTCcatatgcctgtgtgtatgtgtgtgtgtgtttgtggaaggAAGAgttatgcatgtgggtgtgcataCATTTGAATGTGATTATGCTTGATTATATTATCCATATGCAAGTCCTGCTTCATACAAATGATGCAGTATGTGTCTGGATGCAAGTCCTCTTAGGTTTGTCTGCCTTATTTAAGGCCCCTTATCTGCAATTCACTGATTAGCGCAGAAGCCTTGCAGGCTAATTCTGATGAGAGTGCACTTGGCTGCTTTGGTCCAAGTCTCTTATCTGCACAACTGTGGAAATCTGCAAGGATAGCAGACATTTGCTTGGCTGGTTCAGACCATCCTGCCAAAGGGAAATACACTGTAATCACTTCTGCATATGTTGGCACTGTTAACTGCCAACGTCCACGGTTGGTACTTACTCTACTGTTTTAATCCTAAGAAATTAATAGAAAACGCAGGTGAGAAAACTACCCAATCATCGTTATAGCACTGCTGACAGCCAAAGGTGCCCCCAAAAGCACATTTTGCTGATCTTAGCCCTTTTAGCCACATTTTGCTGATCTTAGAAGAGAAACTGGGGACTTCACTATTGCAACCTGCAAAATGGTTCATGCAGTATACCCCACATTACAACATAGTTGTTCACTGACAACCCATTCACAAAGAAGCATGTGGTGAGATCCAGTTCTGTCAGCTTGATCTTCTTGGCTTTGAAGAGGCCACGTGTAGCGATCGCTGCATAGTGTAACCTTTGCCTCTCAGATGGGCCTGCATTTGGCACCCTGTGCCAGGGTTGGCTAGTTGGCTTTGGTTTGACTCTCTGTCACCTAGTGCAGCCTCGCGTAAAAAAGCAGAGTGCCTGCCGTTAAAGCAAGAGTAGACTCGACTCGCATCGGTGCATCAGCAGAAGTGATTTGAGGTTTGCTGCGTGAGGGAGCTCCTCAGGAGTTCCAGATGATGTAGCATTCTCTGTCAGCACTTTCAGCTCACAGAGTGAAGGTGCCTTCTGAATTTCAGAGCTGATGGCGGCCGAAAACAGACAGCAGCTCTTTGAACTGAAGCCTGCTGGGCTCGTCTGTCTGGGACAAATGAACAGGGGACATTTTGTTAAGCCTGTATGGCCTTTCGCATTGCTGATTCTATTACAGCAGAAGCTTcaaatgcagtaaaagcatTGGTTAGAAAGGTTATATGGCTTCTAGGAAGATCTATGGCCTCTGTGTCATAAGGCATCATTATTCCGATTGCTCCAAACCATCTTTTCCTAAAAGCAGATGAATGGTTTTCCTCTGCCACTGGAAGCTACCGTTCTGGTGGATTTCAGCAATACCTCCTTAAGGCATCTAGGTAACAGGAATCTACATTTgatcacttttttctttcttttattaaaagtaaattgTTCCACTAAGTTAACCTGAGTGGGTGGTCTGCCACAGTTTCGGGAAGCGACACctcattaatttttcatttgccCGTGAGAAGGTCTCGGATAGGGGTACATGGAAAGAGAAAGCCTCATTATCTTCGGCCTGTTGTACTTGTAAAACTGCCACATTTATCAAGAAGAGATGAAGCAATTCTTCTCCTGCTGGCATGCACAAGGATAGATGCTTGTCCTTTGTGAGAGTGAACTTATCTTTAAATTACAGCCTGTGCTTTCTTACACACTTTAGTCTCCTCCCTTTACTGTTCATTGTTTAGCTATTTGTTCGCCGTGCTCATATTGTTATAATGTTCATAGTCTTCGTGTCTGATGACATTTCAGAGGTATGAAAATAATGAAGCATGGGAATTTTCAGTGTGTTTAGCCTCGTGAGTTGCTACTGGTCTAGGCAATAGTGCTTCATAACCAGTTATTTTCAACGTCGGGTTCTCCTTTGCCTTCACCTAATGATAGTGGGTCTTGCTTTCCCTGAAGCTTACTGTTTATATGCATACTTAGAAAATAAACTTCGGAAGACACTGGTCTGTGACTGAAGGGGTTTTCTCTGCTTTTCACGTGTGTTAGTGAACATGATCGCCAATGCTGCAAAGTACATACATGAGGTAAGCACAGTGAGCATTTCTGAGCAGCTAGAGGAGAGAAAACCAGGTGTAAAAACCAGGTGTCAAAAGCTTCCGGTATAAACCGTAATGCAGGTATGATGCTCTCAGTCTAGTAGAATTAACAGGTTCAAGTGAGAGTGCCCAGTGCAGTTGGGTCTGTTACGTTTAGGTCAGGGGTCATTAGCAGCCAAGAACCAACTGCGTGCACTTTTTTTTGCGTTGTGAATTTGGATAACAGAATGGTGGATAAGAGAGGACAACACCACCATTTATGAAATACTGCTGTAAGTCACCACTCCATCAAATGCCTGATTTTCACAGTATCCCCCCAAAATGAACATCGATTCTAATACAGTTTACCTCTATAGACCTGTTCTAGATGAATGTTGTAGTGTTTTGAGGACTGTGCATGTAATGGAGATGAATGGTCAGTAGGTCTTGGACAGGTGACCTCTGCAGACATGTAATGGTGTATGTATTGTCAGGAGTTGCACCAGAACGAAGTGCTTCTTTCTGCTAATGCAGCTCAATGTCCCGTGTGGCTGTACACGAGAGACTTCAAATTCATGAAACTTCAGAAACTCCCTTCTTGTTGTGATCTGTCTATGCTATTCTCATTTTCCATGCAATTTGCAAGTGGTGCAAATAGTTAAAGGCAAGATTATTCAGTATATTTTGGTTTATGGAGAGGATTCCTTTACACATCAATATACAATGAAGGTTAAATGATTAGATCATCAGGAGGTTAAATGTTTACTAAAATACCTGTCCCAACTTTGGATTTTGCATGCAAGTCAACAATCTGAGCAGTTTCAGTTACTCTGTTTTCACAGCCTCCAATTCTTCTTCAGAATTCTTACTTCCaagcagtggtagcttagtggtaaagttacttgacttgtaatcagaaggttgctggttccagCCCCACCACTcccaatttgccactgttgggcccctcagcaaggcccttaaccctcaattgctcaagttgtactcactcataattgtaagttgctttgggtaaaagcatcagctaaaaatgctataaatgtcATTTCTGATGTGCTTCAGGCATTTCTCCCTGCTGTGGTGGGAAACATGATATTTTGTCCTGGCTGCTTTAGAAATCAATGAGAAATTCAATCCTCAACTCACCTTGGATGGTGTCATTTTCAGGGTCAGCATATTTTCATGTAGTATATTTCACCATGTTCACACTAGCATATTTTTTGGAGAGCTAAGGTTCACAGCAGGAGTTTCCCCTTGGGACCTGATGtgtcagcactgacatccaCTGTACCCtgcatacattttgtttttcttttcctattCTTTACCTCCCGACACACATGCTCAGCAGTGATCGTGGCAATACACCATGAAGAGTGATTATTGTTCTTCCATTAATCACACATTTACCTCAGCTGTCCCTAGAATTAAATTAGCATTAAAGGTGGAAGGAAATGAACTGGTGTATCTTCACTGTCCAACAAGGCGTTTGGGAAGCCTGTGGAACAGAATGAAATCAGCAACATGAGAAGATTGGAAACTACAAAgccacattttatttataaagttctttataaattctttatttataaaatatttacttctaACAGGCCTGGTTTCTGTCGCTTGTACAGGATGTTAATGTTTACCATTTAACATTAACTGTGGCTCTAAATGGACTAATATTTCACCACCACATGGAGCAGAATATCTTGGAATAAGATATGTCAGGCACTTTGGAATGTGGGCATTTTTTTTAGCAGCAAGACAAGGAAGATTTGCACACCTCTGGAATGCCATGGCCCCGCTGTAGACAGGCCGAGACATTTTTGTAACGTACTATAACTGACAACATGGCTTTCTCTCCACCTTGCTCCTTTGCCCTGCTATGTCCCCATGTCACATTATCGTTCATCAATGTGACCTTCTCACAGCAACTCGGGAATATCACTCACCATTTTTCACCACTGTGACGCATAACTCATTGGCAAACAAAACGACCCAAAGAGCATCACGGAGATGAACAGTGTTGCCAAGCTTTATGATGCAGCTGCAGATTTACTAAGCCTGTGTTTATACCGCCGATGACAGAGATTGCATTTCTTTCCCTCATATCTTAGCAGACACTGGTTTTATTTACGCGCGAATGCAATAATTTCTTTTGGCAGACGTCGTCTCTGAACGATCCCTCCTGccagccccaccccccccccctccctagTCACGGATGTCTGATGTGGCTGTCTCGGGCCAGTGGAGTTAGCTGACAAGTAGGATTTATCTGAGGTGTGTAGGTAAAAGCTAAGCTCTGATAGGGCACCTGGGGGAGGCACCCACCTGACTCGTCTGATGGATGGTGTCACTTGGCTGGTGGGTGACTGAAAGCAGCAGTTATTCCTTGCTGTGAGGGCTGCTAATGGCCTGGTGAGTCCGCACCTGGAATGCCACAAATGGAAGCGCAGTTGTTGTAGGAGAACTGTGATGTAAGTATTTCAACACAAGTGATGAAAGTCACGGATAATGGTATACCGGTGGGTTAAAAGCCATGTAGGTGTGGGTTCTCTACAttcaaactgttttgtttttttttcctaccatCCGCTGATGTCCCTGATGTAGCCCACCACACTGCCAGCCCAGCCGACTACTTCTCAGTTGCCCTTAATAGACGTTTTCTGGCgggatgggtctcggacacgTGTACACCATCGGGGCAAGACGacgacctctagaaagttgatctagacattaattgcttttttccatcttttatttatgtttgtcttaaaattgttataatTGCGGTGactgttgtcagccagaggaggacgggccCCCCAGTTCAGGTCTTGGTTCCTctgaaggtttcttcctcgtgttcTAGGGAGATTTTCTTTGCCACTCATGctcttggcttgttcactgggggtcTGGATTCAGAcacttgtaaagctgctttgtgaccaacatctgttgtaaaaagcgctgtataaatacattttgatttgatttgatttttcttttgacCCATCACTCAGATTGTGAGTTTGAGTGGCATCTTGAATAATGAAAAAGAATCTAAAGTGGCCTGTATATCCTGGTCTTCTTGGGCAGTACTTTAGAAAGCTACATTTTCTTAGGTTcattttccccccccccctatctctctctctctcctctctctctccccctctctccctctctctctctcctctctctctctctcgctccctctctctctctccctctctctctcctctctctctccccctctctccctctct includes:
- the sh3bp4a gene encoding SH3 domain-binding protein 4-A — protein: MAAHRIRVTNNNILPRCKSEGTLIDLSEGVSEASLTDVKVPSPSALRLDTSATFGTAQEVVAIKDYCPSSFTTLKFSKGDHLYVLDSSGGEWWYAHNNTEMGYIPSAYVQPINYRNSYLSDSGVIDNLGESSDEGAKELDLLGEWAGVSLKPPLPHSNNNPFSTNPFLNGSVQGALNQNNKKMSSQHNSIDLLFFESLPSSSPITTTSSNGINGYDSSLFDVAPTSQNVESLQITRKDNPFFRSKRSYSLSELSILRSQSNPPLPSSEFFTGLKAPSPEQFQSREDFRTAWLNHRKLARSCHDLDSLGQNPGWGQTQPVETNIVCKLDSCGRAIQLPDTSISIHVPEGHVAVGDTQQISIKALLDPPLELNNDRCTTVSPVVEIKLSNMEIKSFITLEMKVSVDVKKESRQMAKVICVRSDCKEGPYIPVPQAYIHGDTVQVQLDSLEPCIYVAVVVQSQHILFNSMVWDHVMKKVTLGLYGPKHIHPSFKTVVAIFGHDCAPKTLLVGDVGTQAHSAPPVALQLWGKHQFVLSRPQDLQIGMYSNMANYEVKASEQARTVRGFQVKLGKVSRLIYLITSRNADEMSDFTLRVQVKDDQDCILAQFCVQTPQPPPKTGMRTNGQRRFLKKKEVGKIILSPLAITTKYPQFQDRCVTNLKFGKLIKTVIRQTKNQYLLEYKKGDVIALLSEEKIKLKGQLWTKEWYIGYYQGKTGLVHVKNVLVLGKVKPIYFCGPDLTTAMLLDQILKPCKFLTYIYASVRTVLMENVGNWRAFADALGYGNLPLSYFCRAELDSEPERVASVLEKLKEDCNNVEIKEKKSFQKELMTALLKMDCQGLVARLIMDFALLTTAVEAAPRWRELAEKLARVSRPQMDAYEAPHRDRSGMVDSEAMWKPAYDFLLTWAAQIGDSYRDVIQELHLGLDRMKNPITKRWKHLTGTLILVNCLDMLRSSAFSPTPQDDFAI